A genomic window from Salvia miltiorrhiza cultivar Shanhuang (shh) chromosome 5, IMPLAD_Smil_shh, whole genome shotgun sequence includes:
- the LOC131025807 gene encoding proline-rich receptor-like protein kinase PERK1 — MLWQGNWVTQIILKRTSHIQVYWPEQLKVTGHFRLFKQVKGGSKTSMSTKLKGVSEPSSLETETPVSPTEVSKPSSRPKPSAIYSEMPSDIPLRPHSTPKKTTTKPKSKTKTKSGRISIRAAPLETGASAAPAPQKPLPTEAIKPLEEVPRTESREKTPVSEKMTSAEPNPPEGQIVDLTDEQAPSPPPEDLVADAIKVDVNTGQIAAKGFIPNIRDFPAEDVQITSAGQATKTKTSEATFVGASTQEVLPQKELLLLFRKLLILQ, encoded by the exons ATGCTTTGGCAAGGCAACTGGGTGACCCAGATCATCCTCAAGAGAACCAGTCACATTCAGGTCTACTGGCCAGAGCAGCTGAAGGTGACTGGTCATTTCCGTCTCTTCAAGCAGGTGAAGGGAGGCTCCAAAACCTCCATGTCGACAAAATTGAAGGGAGTCTCTGAACCTTCTTCATTAGAGACTGAAACTCCAGTGTCTCCAACTGAAGTTTCTAAGCCTTCTTCCAGGCCTAAGCCTTCTGCCATCTATTCTGAAATGCCTTCCGATATTCCTCTTCGCCCCCACTCCACTCCCAAAAAGACCACCACCAAGCCCAAATCAAAGACAAAAACCAAATCTGGCAGGATATCAATCCGG GCTGCACCCTTAGAAACTGGTGCTTCTGCAGCCCCTGCTCCTCAGAAACCACTTCCGACTGAAGCTATAA AACCTCTTGAAGAAGTTCCACGTACTGAATCCAGAGAAAAGACTCCTGTATCAGAAAAGATGACATCTGCTGAACCAAATCCTCCAGAAGGTCAAATTGTCGACCTAACTGATGAACAAGCTCCATCGCCACCACCTGAAGATTTAGTTGCTGATGCAATTAAAGTGGATGTCAACACTGGACAAATTGCTGCTAAGGGGTTCATTCCCAATATTCGAGATTTTCCCGCTGAAGATGTGCAGATCACCTCAGCCGGACAAGCCACGAAAACCAAAACTTCTGAAGCCACGTTTGTTGGTGCTTCAACTCAAGAAGTTCTTCCACAAAAAGAACTGTTACTGCTCTTCCGAAAGCTACTCATCCTCCAATAG